The genomic region TGACTTCTGTTCGCTACTCACTTTCTATAGATGTTCAAACTTTGTAAAAACGAATGACAAATGACAAATAGTCACGATATCATCCGATTGATATATTCCCACTTGCCATTTATAGCAAATAATACGGTAGCGAAAAATACAACCTTGGAAAGGTGTAAGGGCAAGCAAAAATTATATATAACTAGAAAATAAATAAATGTTTGGAATCGTTGACATATGAAAGGTACAGTAACCGATCTAAGAAACGAAGTCCGATATCTGGCGGAGGAAGCTTTTCACCGCAAATTGATTTCCGGCTACGGTGACGGTGCGAATGAAAAAGAGTACCAAATTGTATTTAATGGTAAGCCTCGACATCTTTCTCTGGCACAAGCGCGCTCTTTTCTGAGCGATTTAGTTTATCAGCGCGATCGCAATTAAAACTAAGAACTAAAGTACATTACTGGACGTAGACCCTTTACGAGGGGTCTTTTTTTGTCCGTAGCGAGCGCGATCGAATATGCATACTATGTTAATTTTTATAATTCTGTATCGGAATCTACCAGAAGACGGTTTTAACTAAAACATTTGTTATGTTTTCTTGAGAATACTCACTTAAAGTATGGTATGGATACGAATATGAGTAACAATCGGGGGGCGCTAGTTATTATTGGCGGTGCAGAAGATAAAGAAGGTGAATGCCAAGTTTTACGGGAATTCGTGCGCCGTGCTGGGGGAACAAAAGCACGAATTGTTATTATGACGGCAGCCACGGAATTACCGAGAGATGTAGGAGAAAACTATATCAGAGTATTTGAGCGTCTGGGTGCGGAAGATGCTCGTATAGTTGACACCGAAACCCGCGAAGATGCTAGATCCTCTACTGCTATAGAAGCGATCGAAAAAGCCACGGGAATCTTTTTTACTGGCGGCGACCAAGCCCGGATCACCGATATTCTTAAAGATACAGACATAGATGCACTCATTCATAAGCGTTTTGGCGAAGGAGTCGTTGTAGGAGGTACGAGTGCGGGTGCAGCGGTGATGCCAGATGTGATGATTGTCGAAGGAGACGGAGAAACTCATCCCCGCATGGATACGGTGGAATTAGGACCAGGAATGGCATTTTTACCAGGAGTGGTGATAGATCAGCATTTTTCTCAACGGGGACGGTTAGGACGCTTAATTTCTGCCTTAGCACAGCAACCAGCCGTTCTGGGATTTGGGATTGACGAGAATACCGCTATGGTAGTAACCGATAGTCAATTTGAAGTGATTGGGGAAGGTTCTGTCACTATAGTTGATGAATCAGAAGCAACTTACACTAACGTCAGCGAGATCTTAAAAGATGAACCGCTGGCAATATGTGGCTCAAGACTGCACATTTTGCCTCATGGTTACAAATTCGATCTAAAAACTCGTAAGCCAATTCTGGAAAATTTAACCTCGGATAATTCAAATTTGAATAATGTTGCGAATAATGGCAATATAGCAGCTAGTCAGGTAACTGTCTAAAATCCCTAAAGGCGAATAGAATTACGCAGCTAGACAAACAAAGTCCGCCTGCGCGGACTTACGGAAAACTAAGTTTTCAAACCCGCGCACCATTCGGGTTTTGTCTGTGTAATCGCAAATTCTATTCGCTTTTATAAAAAGTTTTATAAAACTTTTATAAAACGGTAAAATTGCTTGATGTCATTCTCTAGTATGACGCGATCGCCCGATAGCTGTGGAGAAAATTGTCGTATTTTGTCATACGCAACAGTTAATCGGGTATGGTAATGAAAAATTATCAAGAATTCTCGCTCTTTGCTCCCTACAACAACGCAGTAAATTTGATTGGATCTTTCTCTAACTGGCAAGAGATTCCCATGATAAAGGGCGAGGACGGATATTTTCGCACCCAAGTAGAACTAGAAGATGAGGTGTATCAATATAAATTTCGCCTGCAAACCAAAAGCCCCAATTTTAAGCCTGATGAATGGATAGAGGCGATCGATCCTTACGCTACAAATGTCGATCGCGACAACCAAAATAGTATCGTACGGATTAAAGACGGGAAAAAAATTGTCGATGATTACGTTTGGCAACACGATGACCAACCTTTGCCGACCAATCGCGAATTAATTATTTACGAACTTCATATTGCTGATTTTTCTGGGGGAGAGGGTGACGAACAAAATCATGGTAAATTTCAAGATGTCATTGAAAAGCTAGATTATCTCAGCGAATTGGGAATTAATGCAATTGAATTCATGCCTGTGAATGAATTTCCTGGGGATTATAGCTGGGGTTATAAAGTTCGTCATTTCTTTGCTACCGAATCTAGCTATTGTTCTAGTTATGAATACAAGCAGTTAATTGATGAATGCCATGCTAGAGGTATGCGCGTTCTCATGGATGGCATTTACAACCATTCTGATGAAGAATGTCCGTTATTACTCATCGATCGCAACTATTGGTATTACCCCTCAGCTAAAAATCCCAACGATTCTAGTAATTATTGGGGACCCGAGTTTAATTACGAAAAATCCGACGACGATTTAGGTATTCGTCCAGCTTGGAAATTTATTGGTGACGTGGTAAGCTACTGGATTCAAGAGTTTCACCTCGACGGTATTCGTTTTGATGCCGTCGCCCAGTTAAATAACAACGATTTTTTCCACTGGATTACTCAGGAAGCCAGAAACGTTGCTGGTTCCAAGGCTTTTTACAATGTGGGCGAACGCATTCCCGAATCGCCCGATCTCGTCGGCTTAAAAGGACCGATGGATGGCTGTTGGCACGAAAGTTTTCGTTATTTCATCATCCCTTACATCAGCGGCGAACAATTCGATCTCAACAAACTCAAAGAAGTATTGGATGGAAAGCCCCAGGGCTACGAAGATGCTACCAATATGGTGAATTACCTTGCCAGTCACGATCGCAACCATCTAATGGTAGAGTTAGGCGATCGCGGTATCTTTGATGATGCTGCTTTTGCACGGGTCAAATTAGCGGCAGTTTTACTCATGACAGCAGTAGGCATACCGATGATTTGGATGGGGGAAGAATTCGGGATGCCTTCTCGTCAAACCCCTAATCGACCGAATAAACTGGACTGGTCTTTATTAGAGAGCGATCGCAATCAAGATTTATTGTTATACTACAAGCGCTTAATTGCCTTACGCAAAGAACATCCTGCTGTCCAAAGTAACAATATCGAATTTTTTCACGAAAACCCAGATGCGAAAGTTTTGGCTTACGTGCGTTGGAACGATGCAGGCGATCGAGTTGTAGTTGTAGCTAATTTTTCTAACCAGTTTTTAGCTGGCTATCAAGTTACCAAGTTTCCCGCTACGGGGAAGTGGTACGAGTTGACTCATAATTATGAGGTTGAAGCTACTAATAACGGTGCAACTGTTGATTTAGCAGAATCCGAAGCGAAAGTATTTGTCTTGATGAGCTAGTACTGAGCGAATGGAATTCGCGGCTACACAGACAAAACCCGCCTGCGCGGGTTAATAGCACTAGTAGGGGCGCACAGCTGTGCGCCCCTACAATCTGCGTCTTTCACAGTAAATTCTATTTGCTTAGAAGCGGAAAATAGCTGCTGCTGGGGCTGAGGTAGGTAAATCCTCTGGTGCAAGAGCATAAACCGTACCACCATTCAAAAGAGTGTAGACGGCAGCAAAATCGAGCAGATCTTCATCATCTGGTTCTGGTTCTGAGTGTAAATTTACTGCCATTGTCTCTGTATTGAAATCACCCCAAAGCTGGCGATCGCTAGCGACAAAGAGAGAATCTACTCGTTGGTAATAAGCGGCGGGAACGATTTCTGTTAAGTCGTCAGAAGCCTTGCCCGTACTAGCTCCTGCTAATTCTTGATATCGCTCCATTGCCTGCTGCTGTGCCTGGAGAAACTGCGGTTCTACCAATGACCAAGCGCGATCGCGAAGTTCTTCTGGCTTGACAATATCGACATTGACATTGATGCCTTCTTCTACCAAATGTTGGTAGCTATTAGCTTGGCGATAAATGGCAAATAGATATTCTACACCTGCTAGGACAAGAGGGGCTGATGCAGTTTTTAGTTTTGGGTGTAAAGCGCGATCGATTAAATGGAAGAATTGTAAGATATCCTTCTGGTTTTCGTCGCGATCGGGGCTTCCTTGACCGTGAAATTCGCCAGGTTGTGATGCTGGATTAGTTCCTCTGCCTGTAGCATTTCGCTGTTGTCCTTCTCCAGCAGTTTCGTCGTATTGCAGTGCTGTTTGTAAATCTTTGGGTAGATTTTCCACCTCAATTTCTTTGATGCTGTAGCGCGTCCCTTGGAAAAATCTAACGTTATCTTGACTCAGCGCCAGCACGTAAAATCGCCCATTATTTTGAATCAGGGGTAGTAGCGGTTTGAGGTGAAATTGACCATCGACTACTACAATTTCTGGAACTTCATCAGGCAGTAGATAGTAACGGAAGACATTTGAGGAAATAAAGATAACTAGTCCCCGCTCTTGATTTTCTTCCCAAAATTCAGGTGTATCTAGTTCGTGGGCAGCTTTGAGAAAGTCTACTGCTTCTGTATGGCGGATTCCTATTGCATCCAAGCGTTCCTCAGCTTGACGAATGAGATTTTTAAACCGAATTGGATTTTGTCTGACCTCTGTACTTCCTTTTTGCATTGGCATATACAAGGAAACACAGGGAGTTTTAGCGTCTGCAACTAAATTTTTGAGTTCATCTACAGTTAATAAAGGCATATGCAAAAATTGTCATTGTTCATGGGTTATCGATCGCTTGCGGTTAGGAATCACAAATGACCCTTGAAATAGCGATCGCAATTCCAGTACTGGTTGTTATAGTTCTATTTCAATGCGAGACTCGTCAGCCTTCATCACTCTCTAGTGTGGAGATCTGCTTTTGCGTCTTCCTTTCTTTTGAAGGAGGCTAATACGAAGCCGGAAGTCAACAGTCAGAAGTCGGAAGTCATAACACCACTCACAAATGAGCAACTACCAACTACCAACTACCAACTTTCTCAAATAAATCGAGCCGATATTGTTCTTCTCTCTGTGCTTTGAGATGACGCAGTTGAGTAGGAACGAGTTCTAAAAATGCTTCGTGGACTTCATCGCCGCTGAGTGGATAGTCTTTGGCGTAAAGAGTCCAGTGAACTAAGAGTAAATGTCCGCCTGGTTCTAGGTGAGACAGAATTAGTTGTTGTGCTTTGCGTAAGTCTTCCCAACACCAATAATATCCGACTTCGGAAACTAGAGTTAGATCGAAAGTTTCATCGGGGTATTCTTGCGGTACTCCCATGAGTTGCAAGCGGACGTGTGGGAGAGATTCGCAACGTTTTATAGCACGGTTTAAGGCTGGTTCCGATAAGTCTACAGATAATATGCGATCGCAACGATTGGCTAATCTTGCGGTTAAGACTCCGATCGAACAGCCAATTTCAAATGCAGAATGATAGCGCGGTTTGGGTAAAGCGGCGATCGTGGCAGCATATTTATCGGCTTCGTATTTGCTGGTTTCAAATTTCCACGGATCGGGATCGGCGTTGTAAAGATTGTCAAAGTAACTGGCTGGTAAGGATTGTTTCATAGTTCTTCTATATACACTTCCCAAGGACGGGTAAAATTTGCCAGCATTTCTGGCGTGAGACGAAAGCCTTCTGGATCGTCATCAATTAGATTTGTTGTCTGAGAACGATACGCCGCGATCGCCTGTTTTTTCACTTCGACAACATCGCTGATATCTAACCGCCATGCTGTAATGCGATTGCTTGTTGCTAGATCGCTTCTTTGTGTTTCATCCCAATCCCAAATCGGGTATTCAATGAATCGAGGTGTAAGGCTTTGCGCTTCTACCAAGGCACGATGGACGATCTGCCAGGTAGCGCGGTGATCGGGGTGAGGATCGAATCGCCAGGGAAGAAAAATTGTATCTGGTTTTAGTGCAGTAATGCGATCGCGACACATTTCGACTGCTGCTGCAAAATTAGGCTTTTCTGGAGTGGGAATTGCCCCATCCGGTAATCTGAGAAAATCTACCGCAGATGCCTCTATGCCTAAAGTCGCTGTAGCAGTGCGGGTTTCGGCTTCTCGCAGCGATCGCAATTTAGCCGCGGGATACTGGCGCGATCGCGGGTGAGACATGGTACCATCGCTGATAACTAAAACATTGACCCGACACTCTAGAGATTGTAATAGGGCGATCGCGCCTCCACAACCTAAAGTTTCGTCGTCGGGATGGGGTGCAACTACCAGTACAGATTTCGCGATCGTCCCTTGTGCCTTGGTAGGGGCGCACGGCTGTGCGCCCCTATACGCAGATTTGCTGGCAATTTCAGCCACACTACACCAAGGTAATATAGCCGGATCGCTAAACAGCGACTTGTTAGTTATCGGACTCATAAGACCAGAGAGAGTGTGCAGGCACGGATTCAGATAGGGCATACTGTCCGACATTAGCGATCGCCGCATCAAATGCAGGTTGACGCAGATACAATGTCAGATCTCGAATAATCCGTTCCATTGGAATTGGTGGTAGTAAACCCCGCGTCCCAACACAGCGTTCGCACAGTTGAATTGCATCCATGCAGATTTGCTCGATCGCCGTGCGTACCATATTGGCGTATGCTACTAACTTATCTGCTTGTTCGTTGGAGGTATTGGCATCACCAGCAAAAGTAGGGGCGTATGCTTTGACTAAATCTGCTGCGCCACGCAACCATAGATTACCGCTTTCAATGGCGATCGCCATTTGCCCCACCCGCGTCTGTTGATATGGATCGAGAGTTCTGCCTAATTTGTCGAGATACTTGCGGGTTTCGTTAAATAATGCCTCTGCCCCACCTAGCTGTACGGCAGCAAACCGAATGACTCCTGTTGTCAGCCAAGGTTGTCTGTAGTAGTCTCCTGGTTTGCCAATCAGCGCCCCAGCATCCAGTTCTACCCCACTAAAATCTACCTTAAAGCTTGCCGTTGCCCGCATTCCTGAAGGTTGCCACCAAGCCGGATCGCTGACTGTAGCAACTTCTTCCATTGGGACGATACACATTTGCCAGCTACTATCTGGTAAAGCACCACTAGCAAAAGGACGTTCTACGTAGCCAGAACCAGAGGCAAAGGTTTTCGAGCCTTGCAACTGATATTTGCCATCTCCCATTGGGAATACTTTTACGCCATCGCTAGCTTCTGCATTCCACACGCCAAATATTTTATGGCGATCGCGGGCATCGCTGGCATACGCTTCGATTTGTGCTTGCGTCCCAAATGTTTGAATTAATTGTAAGGCGTTGACGTGTCCCTCATAGATCCGCCCCACGGCAAGATTGCCCCGTCCGATGTGTTTGAGCAATTGCAACGTTTCCCAGGTGCGGCTAGAGTCAATTCCTAACCCCAGTCCGCCTAATTCTGGTGGTAAAGGTGCTGCTAGCAAACCAGCTTGGGAGATCGAGTCAAATTCTTTGACTGGAAAGGCTCCATTGACATCAATTGCCGCAGCATTGCTGGCAC from Chroococcidiopsis sp. SAG 2025 harbors:
- a CDS encoding cyanophycinase; protein product: MSNNRGALVIIGGAEDKEGECQVLREFVRRAGGTKARIVIMTAATELPRDVGENYIRVFERLGAEDARIVDTETREDARSSTAIEAIEKATGIFFTGGDQARITDILKDTDIDALIHKRFGEGVVVGGTSAGAAVMPDVMIVEGDGETHPRMDTVELGPGMAFLPGVVIDQHFSQRGRLGRLISALAQQPAVLGFGIDENTAMVVTDSQFEVIGEGSVTIVDESEATYTNVSEILKDEPLAICGSRLHILPHGYKFDLKTRKPILENLTSDNSNLNNVANNGNIAASQVTV
- a CDS encoding alpha-amylase family glycosyl hydrolase; protein product: MKNYQEFSLFAPYNNAVNLIGSFSNWQEIPMIKGEDGYFRTQVELEDEVYQYKFRLQTKSPNFKPDEWIEAIDPYATNVDRDNQNSIVRIKDGKKIVDDYVWQHDDQPLPTNRELIIYELHIADFSGGEGDEQNHGKFQDVIEKLDYLSELGINAIEFMPVNEFPGDYSWGYKVRHFFATESSYCSSYEYKQLIDECHARGMRVLMDGIYNHSDEECPLLLIDRNYWYYPSAKNPNDSSNYWGPEFNYEKSDDDLGIRPAWKFIGDVVSYWIQEFHLDGIRFDAVAQLNNNDFFHWITQEARNVAGSKAFYNVGERIPESPDLVGLKGPMDGCWHESFRYFIIPYISGEQFDLNKLKEVLDGKPQGYEDATNMVNYLASHDRNHLMVELGDRGIFDDAAFARVKLAAVLLMTAVGIPMIWMGEEFGMPSRQTPNRPNKLDWSLLESDRNQDLLLYYKRLIALRKEHPAVQSNNIEFFHENPDAKVLAYVRWNDAGDRVVVVANFSNQFLAGYQVTKFPATGKWYELTHNYEVEATNNGATVDLAESEAKVFVLMS
- a CDS encoding class I SAM-dependent DNA methyltransferase; translation: MKQSLPASYFDNLYNADPDPWKFETSKYEADKYAATIAALPKPRYHSAFEIGCSIGVLTARLANRCDRILSVDLSEPALNRAIKRCESLPHVRLQLMGVPQEYPDETFDLTLVSEVGYYWCWEDLRKAQQLILSHLEPGGHLLLVHWTLYAKDYPLSGDEVHEAFLELVPTQLRHLKAQREEQYRLDLFEKVGSW
- a CDS encoding PIG-L deacetylase family protein, with product MSPITNKSLFSDPAILPWCSVAEIASKSAYRGAQPCAPTKAQGTIAKSVLVVAPHPDDETLGCGGAIALLQSLECRVNVLVISDGTMSHPRSRQYPAAKLRSLREAETRTATATLGIEASAVDFLRLPDGAIPTPEKPNFAAAVEMCRDRITALKPDTIFLPWRFDPHPDHRATWQIVHRALVEAQSLTPRFIEYPIWDWDETQRSDLATSNRITAWRLDISDVVEVKKQAIAAYRSQTTNLIDDDPEGFRLTPEMLANFTRPWEVYIEEL
- a CDS encoding acyl-CoA dehydrogenase family protein, giving the protein MRKVDTIAPLSTNEIGQQKLSLVEVLVKAEEIADFCASNAAAIDVNGAFPVKEFDSISQAGLLAAPLPPELGGLGLGIDSSRTWETLQLLKHIGRGNLAVGRIYEGHVNALQLIQTFGTQAQIEAYASDARDRHKIFGVWNAEASDGVKVFPMGDGKYQLQGSKTFASGSGYVERPFASGALPDSSWQMCIVPMEEVATVSDPAWWQPSGMRATASFKVDFSGVELDAGALIGKPGDYYRQPWLTTGVIRFAAVQLGGAEALFNETRKYLDKLGRTLDPYQQTRVGQMAIAIESGNLWLRGAADLVKAYAPTFAGDANTSNEQADKLVAYANMVRTAIEQICMDAIQLCERCVGTRGLLPPIPMERIIRDLTLYLRQPAFDAAIANVGQYALSESVPAHSLWSYESDN